Proteins from a genomic interval of Acetobacterium woodii DSM 1030:
- a CDS encoding DUF2971 domain-containing protein: MNSEACKMENPEIVKLDPPKRLYKFMRFDKDGYWMDTLKKFRLFMSNPLEFNDPFEGGIISFFPRVAGISISTALGQLHPILKDCLSNFKTVCFSETCRSKSMWAYYADNYKGFCLEFAVTDTFKYIRNVNYVQDNIRYIPEYIEDEEHISRSLRNALLFKSEDWEKEKEWRIIRDIKEYEEVDMKINESHEYFIYAKHQELQYFDYHKEDLISIILGPRIDKDLEYYVLGFARRHGILVKHAYTIPLSSTIEFYEEGNKPQGDGSNVERFLIKGM; the protein is encoded by the coding sequence ATGAATAGTGAGGCATGTAAAATGGAGAATCCAGAGATTGTTAAATTAGACCCACCAAAACGTCTTTATAAATTCATGAGATTTGATAAAGATGGCTATTGGATGGATACATTAAAAAAATTTCGTTTGTTTATGTCAAACCCATTAGAATTTAATGACCCATTTGAAGGTGGAATAATTTCTTTTTTTCCTCGCGTCGCGGGTATATCTATCAGTACAGCTTTGGGCCAACTACATCCCATATTAAAAGATTGTTTATCTAATTTTAAGACCGTTTGCTTTTCTGAAACATGTAGGTCAAAATCTATGTGGGCTTATTATGCTGATAACTACAAAGGTTTTTGTTTGGAATTTGCTGTAACGGATACATTTAAATATATTAGAAATGTCAATTATGTACAGGATAATATTAGGTATATTCCTGAATATATTGAAGATGAAGAACATATTTCGAGATCATTAAGAAATGCCTTGCTTTTTAAAAGCGAGGATTGGGAAAAAGAGAAGGAGTGGAGGATTATTCGTGATATAAAAGAGTATGAAGAAGTTGATATGAAAATCAATGAATCCCATGAATATTTTATTTATGCAAAACATCAAGAGTTACAGTATTTTGATTATCACAAGGAGGATCTTATTTCTATTATTCTGGGGCCTAGAATAGATAAGGATCTTGAATATTATGTTTTAGGATTTGCGAGGAGGCACGGTATATTAGTTAAACATGCATACACAATTCCGTTAAGTTCCACCATTGAATTTTATGAAGAGGGTAATAAGCCTCAAGGTGATGGTTCAAATGTTGAAAGATTCTTAATCAAGGGTATGTAG
- a CDS encoding DNA cytosine methyltransferase has product MPNYLDIFAGAGGLSEGFIRAGYEPVAHIEMDTAACYTLKTRLAYKWLADHNQEVLYNQYLQGIVTRAELYDAVPDELLNSVLNYEISEECLEEIFETIDGMLNDEPLELIVGGPPCQAYSLVGRARDENGMVGDQRNYLYILYAKFLNRYHPKYFVFENVVGLFSAKDTDGELYLEKMQQLFRECGYSIEYRLLNAKDYGVLQNRERIILVGKYGEHSDFYPDIPAEENIYMVQSVFYDLPKIHAGEGVCTPVPTLHYNGQYLYFSRIKEYDLEPVTFHCARPHTQQDLEIYRRVVQLWNDEQKRMCYSDLPNELQSQNNLKSFLDRFKVVAANLSFSQTVVAHISKDGHYFIHPDLEQNRSLTPREVARLQTFPDNYYFESVSGKPSRTAAFKQIGNAVPVLLAEKIATALLEVW; this is encoded by the coding sequence ATGCCTAATTATTTGGACATTTTCGCTGGGGCAGGTGGCCTCTCAGAGGGGTTTATTCGTGCCGGATACGAGCCTGTTGCACATATTGAAATGGATACGGCTGCTTGCTATACACTAAAGACTAGGTTAGCCTATAAATGGCTTGCTGACCATAATCAAGAGGTTCTGTACAATCAATATCTGCAGGGTATTGTTACCCGTGCAGAATTATATGATGCTGTCCCTGATGAATTGCTTAATAGTGTGCTGAATTACGAAATATCAGAAGAATGTCTTGAAGAAATATTTGAGACAATTGATGGTATGCTCAATGATGAACCTTTGGAATTAATTGTTGGTGGTCCTCCCTGTCAAGCATACTCACTCGTTGGAAGAGCACGTGATGAAAATGGAATGGTCGGTGACCAACGCAATTACTTATATATTTTATATGCCAAGTTCTTAAACAGATATCATCCTAAATATTTTGTCTTTGAAAATGTTGTAGGTTTGTTTTCTGCTAAAGATACGGACGGCGAGCTTTATCTTGAAAAGATGCAACAATTATTTAGGGAGTGTGGATATTCAATTGAATACAGGCTTCTGAATGCAAAAGATTATGGCGTGTTGCAAAATAGAGAAAGAATTATTTTGGTTGGAAAATATGGTGAACACAGTGATTTTTATCCAGATATTCCAGCCGAAGAAAACATATACATGGTTCAATCAGTGTTTTATGATTTGCCCAAAATACATGCTGGTGAGGGTGTTTGTACTCCTGTACCTACACTGCACTATAATGGTCAGTATTTATATTTTTCGAGAATAAAGGAGTATGATTTAGAGCCAGTCACTTTTCATTGTGCACGACCACACACACAACAAGATTTAGAAATATATAGAAGAGTTGTTCAATTGTGGAATGATGAACAAAAGCGTATGTGTTATTCAGATTTACCAAATGAACTGCAATCTCAAAATAATCTGAAATCATTTTTGGATCGTTTCAAAGTGGTTGCTGCAAACCTATCATTTTCGCAAACCGTGGTTGCACATATTTCCAAAGACGGTCATTATTTTATACATCCAGATTTGGAACAGAACCGGTCTCTGACTCCTAGAGAAGTAGCGAGATTACAGACGTTTCCTGATAATTATTATTTTGAATCAGTATCTGGAAAGCCATCAAGAACTGCTGCATTTAAGCAAATTGGTAATGCAGTGCCTGTCCTTTTAGCAGAAAAAATAGCCACAGCCTTATTGGAGGTATGGTGA
- the mutY gene encoding A/G-specific adenine glycosylase, giving the protein MLDTKKEYLIIKILQVNLPLWFKQAKRDLPFRQTKDPYSIWISEIMAQQTQIDTLIPYYYRFIKQFPNVFSLTLASEDEVIKAWEGLGYYSRARNLHQAARLIVSDYNGLMPDTFTELIKLPGIGPYTGGAIASIAFNEKVCAVDGNVLRVISRYCNSYDDIGDAKTKKRITQWLETILPQAVGDFNEGLMELGAMICTPQNPKCLLCPIRDGCQSFIAGTTALIPVKKKKQKQVTKKMEVGIVKQNGALFFIRRPDAGLLSGMWSFPITEAAAKNSQAIKKKLEESFSQLGEPVLIGTSRHVFSHVIWEMSVYGFNLDLSVCETNAGYLTANQPPDQSTFKSLAQVDELALPVAFSKLLKLLDNF; this is encoded by the coding sequence ATGCTGGATACAAAAAAAGAATATCTGATTATTAAAATATTACAAGTGAATTTACCGCTCTGGTTTAAACAAGCCAAACGTGATCTGCCCTTTCGTCAAACGAAAGACCCTTATTCTATCTGGATCTCCGAAATAATGGCCCAACAAACTCAGATTGATACATTAATACCCTATTATTATCGATTTATTAAACAATTCCCCAATGTTTTTTCGCTCACCTTAGCTTCCGAAGATGAAGTGATCAAAGCCTGGGAAGGTCTGGGTTATTACTCCCGCGCCCGAAATCTGCATCAGGCCGCCCGATTAATTGTCTCTGACTATAACGGCTTAATGCCCGATACTTTTACTGAACTGATCAAACTACCCGGAATCGGCCCTTACACTGGCGGCGCTATTGCCAGCATTGCCTTTAATGAAAAGGTTTGTGCCGTTGACGGGAATGTCCTTCGGGTAATCAGCCGTTATTGCAATAGTTATGATGATATTGGTGATGCTAAAACAAAAAAACGCATAACCCAGTGGCTTGAAACCATCTTACCGCAAGCCGTCGGTGACTTTAATGAAGGCCTTATGGAGTTAGGTGCAATGATTTGTACCCCGCAAAACCCCAAATGTCTCCTTTGTCCAATTCGTGATGGCTGTCAAAGTTTTATCGCCGGAACCACGGCCCTGATCCCGGTAAAAAAGAAAAAGCAGAAACAAGTCACTAAAAAAATGGAAGTCGGCATTGTTAAACAAAACGGCGCTTTATTTTTTATCCGACGCCCCGACGCCGGTTTATTATCCGGTATGTGGTCTTTTCCGATCACCGAAGCAGCTGCCAAAAACAGTCAGGCTATTAAAAAAAAGCTGGAAGAAAGTTTCTCCCAGCTAGGCGAACCGGTTTTAATCGGGACCAGTCGTCATGTTTTCTCCCATGTCATATGGGAAATGAGCGTTTACGGTTTTAATCTTGATTTGAGCGTCTGTGAAACAAATGCCGGCTATCTCACTGCCAATCAGCCTCCCGATCAAAGCACCTTTAAAAGCTTGGCTCAGGTTGATGAGCTCGCCCTTCCGGTTGCTTTTTCCAAGCTGCTTAAACTTTTGGACAATTTTTAA
- a CDS encoding toll/interleukin-1 receptor domain-containing protein — MSDIFISHSSKDKTNIVRELVAELRALRLDVWVDEDNILCGDNILDEIERGIKNAVCVALILTPAFFQSNWASLEIGLSRSGKEGTLIIPVLAGITVEEVAKKYAFLIAQKYISLDSSDMSVGARELAKAVEGQKNRKRNDEPLDYQSAIRRLNNFDTPGTNVISILIAEYAQICKISVSAGISHAAKIGGAVFDDVYARARHPANPPNPNWLVKLDILAKRNSGLNQNIIEHLTALMSMTSTKYCDSEKDQKKLIDLSLAAVINWYTAYISVALWKGKEKDHYEVVSPGELSYQDFVDMYEIDKLVLRPDLIAPPDITYVWYQYNTYTHIAVRSVKTGGIVGYFALLPVIDELFQKIQSGNFKDNDLSTDGIRQYDLEDFYKLYVAAVCIHPDHQNTMAFNRLYHALIEMMYELATERAIYITDIITEASTKQGEKLCKILGLKKFIDTDISTELYTASLLPPSLRLNSLFGKKLIQFYQERYDEMRNLF; from the coding sequence GTGAGTGATATTTTTATTTCACATTCCTCAAAAGATAAGACTAACATTGTAAGGGAACTAGTAGCAGAGTTACGTGCTTTACGGCTTGACGTGTGGGTAGATGAAGACAATATCCTTTGCGGTGATAACATATTGGATGAGATTGAAAGAGGGATTAAAAACGCTGTGTGCGTTGCCCTGATTTTGACTCCAGCCTTTTTTCAAAGTAACTGGGCATCGTTGGAGATTGGGCTGTCCAGATCTGGAAAAGAAGGTACTCTTATCATACCCGTGCTGGCCGGTATCACTGTTGAAGAAGTTGCAAAAAAATATGCATTTTTAATAGCACAAAAGTATATCTCCCTTGATAGTAGCGACATGTCTGTAGGCGCTAGAGAATTAGCGAAAGCGGTAGAAGGTCAAAAAAACAGAAAGCGAAATGACGAACCACTAGACTATCAGAGTGCAATTAGAAGGCTAAACAATTTCGATACACCTGGAACAAATGTGATTAGTATTTTAATTGCAGAGTATGCTCAAATATGTAAAATTAGTGTATCTGCAGGAATTTCCCACGCAGCAAAAATTGGAGGTGCGGTCTTTGATGATGTCTATGCAAGAGCGCGGCATCCAGCCAATCCTCCAAATCCGAACTGGCTTGTTAAATTAGATATTTTGGCAAAACGAAATTCAGGATTGAATCAGAATATCATAGAGCATTTGACTGCACTAATGTCTATGACATCGACAAAGTACTGTGACTCGGAGAAGGACCAAAAGAAATTGATTGACTTATCGTTGGCCGCAGTGATTAACTGGTATACCGCCTATATCTCTGTCGCCCTTTGGAAAGGGAAAGAAAAGGATCACTATGAAGTTGTGTCACCAGGCGAGTTGTCCTATCAAGACTTCGTTGATATGTATGAGATCGACAAATTAGTCCTTCGTCCAGATTTGATTGCGCCACCAGATATCACCTATGTTTGGTATCAGTATAACACTTATACCCATATAGCAGTCCGAAGCGTAAAAACAGGAGGTATAGTCGGTTATTTTGCACTATTGCCAGTGATAGATGAATTATTCCAGAAAATTCAATCTGGAAATTTTAAAGACAATGATTTATCAACTGATGGTATACGACAGTATGACTTGGAAGACTTCTATAAGCTCTATGTAGCCGCCGTTTGTATCCATCCAGACCATCAGAATACAATGGCATTTAACAGACTCTACCATGCATTGATTGAAATGATGTATGAGTTGGCAACTGAACGTGCAATATACATTACTGATATTATTACCGAGGCATCAACAAAGCAGGGAGAGAAACTTTGCAAAATTCTTGGTTTGAAAAAATTTATAGATACCGATATATCAACGGAGTTATATACCGCATCTCTCTTGCCTCCATCTCTTCGTCTAAATAGCCTTTTTGGTAAGAAGTTGATTCAGTTTTACCAAGAACGCTACGACGAGATGAGAAATTTATTTTAG
- a CDS encoding recombinase family protein codes for MIADSKKGQFEAVMVHKGDRFARSRNLAREVRKGLLQKARNCLYTGGNLPLGYDVDPETQKFILAKNEDEIKTVQMIFRMKKENYGFTEIIRALEEKGLNKSKKGNPLSKSAINWLLHNERYTGLYIYDRLSAKGANGRNGHLFKNEDEMIRIEGGLPQIIDKQTFDEVQELMIKNRKRNGRFHKKYPVLLTGLLECECGYSYFNCYRKERPGHKAYSSYHCSYKSSHKIDRCNNKGIEQTSLDDAVLDLLYKHFYEDITTITQKLNDYRQEKIDSLGADLQTLKKQITANEIKVKNIVEAIAQGMSNPAMFDRIEELELERDHLENKLDEASKVENTAAISEDEVRSILEKTKELVRTKNIPEVQRFIHKYIHKVVVHKESVKVTFNVAFSFCGKSSATYRFTKELGREELKDRQYQIRKAV; via the coding sequence ATGATTGCAGACAGTAAAAAGGGTCAATTCGAAGCAGTGATGGTTCATAAAGGCGATCGCTTTGCCAGATCACGAAATCTGGCCAGAGAAGTTCGTAAGGGACTTCTTCAAAAAGCCAGAAACTGTTTATATACTGGAGGAAACCTGCCACTTGGCTATGATGTTGACCCGGAGACTCAGAAATTTATTCTGGCCAAAAATGAAGATGAAATTAAAACTGTACAAATGATTTTTCGGATGAAGAAAGAAAACTATGGGTTTACTGAAATTATCAGGGCTCTGGAAGAGAAGGGGCTCAATAAGTCAAAAAAAGGAAATCCATTATCCAAGTCTGCCATCAACTGGCTGCTGCATAACGAACGCTATACTGGTTTATATATTTACGACAGATTATCAGCTAAAGGTGCAAATGGAAGAAATGGTCATTTGTTTAAAAATGAAGATGAAATGATTCGAATTGAAGGCGGACTGCCGCAAATAATTGATAAACAAACGTTTGATGAGGTTCAGGAACTCATGATCAAGAACCGAAAGAGAAACGGACGCTTCCATAAGAAATATCCGGTTTTGCTCACCGGGCTTTTAGAATGTGAATGTGGGTATTCTTATTTTAACTGTTATCGCAAAGAACGACCCGGTCATAAAGCATATTCATCCTATCATTGCAGTTATAAAAGCAGTCATAAAATTGATCGATGTAATAATAAGGGGATTGAACAAACGTCATTAGATGATGCGGTTCTGGATCTTTTGTACAAGCATTTTTATGAAGACATCACTACTATTACCCAAAAACTCAATGATTACCGCCAGGAGAAGATTGACTCATTGGGTGCGGATCTTCAAACACTTAAGAAACAGATCACGGCGAATGAAATAAAAGTCAAGAATATTGTTGAAGCCATAGCCCAGGGGATGAGTAATCCTGCCATGTTTGATCGGATCGAAGAACTGGAATTGGAACGGGATCATTTGGAAAATAAACTGGATGAAGCTTCAAAGGTTGAAAATACAGCAGCGATTTCGGAAGATGAAGTCAGAAGCATCCTGGAAAAAACAAAAGAACTGGTACGCACCAAAAACATACCAGAAGTCCAGCGATTCATTCATAAATATATCCACAAAGTTGTGGTTCATAAGGAGTCAGTCAAAGTCACGTTTAACGTGGCTTTTTCTTTTTGCGGAAAAAGTTCGGCAACGTATCGATTCACCAAAGAACTGGGAAGAGAAGAGCTGAAGGATCGGCAATATCAGATTAGGAAGGCAGTTTAA
- a CDS encoding radical SAM protein: MIEKERIKTMEYFVYMTNDCNLHCQYCSVLLDCQKSNLPIKPTYSNPALADFIKRVQQENEDTEVNIYFFGGEPTMEYLAIIELVGQLKQALPKALTLKFILHTNGLLLNQIPLNLSKELSLIMFSINYEKIPKYNLANSYFSTIMENAIITKQQSGIPMIARLTITEETSLYTEVLQVSSFFDLIYWQIENCIQFKDFSSFYETYCFEIERTFDYWLQYLKHGFMIKLVPFMAVLKFMFFPDRTDNEFSCGYSRGMIYIQTDGNCYACSDNVEACVHHIGDIKSGITLKKFSLEMFRCAKCSYRRLCMGRCGRMHIEFTDHHISEYCRMNQFMFNLFNARQAELDLVLREYPAFKHELTNCLLEYTEFTP, encoded by the coding sequence ATGATAGAGAAAGAGAGGATAAAGACAATGGAGTATTTTGTTTATATGACAAATGACTGCAACCTGCACTGCCAATACTGTTCTGTTTTGCTGGACTGCCAAAAGTCAAATCTCCCAATAAAGCCAACATATTCCAATCCCGCTTTGGCTGATTTTATTAAGCGGGTACAACAGGAAAATGAGGATACTGAGGTCAACATCTACTTTTTTGGTGGGGAGCCTACCATGGAGTACCTTGCTATCATTGAACTTGTTGGGCAGCTGAAACAGGCATTACCAAAAGCCTTAACTCTAAAATTCATCTTACATACAAATGGTCTATTACTTAATCAGATTCCGCTTAATTTGTCGAAAGAACTCTCGCTGATTATGTTTTCTATCAACTATGAGAAAATTCCAAAATATAATCTGGCTAACAGCTATTTTTCGACCATAATGGAAAATGCCATAATAACTAAACAGCAAAGTGGCATACCCATGATTGCACGTTTGACCATTACCGAAGAGACAAGTCTTTATACAGAAGTACTCCAGGTTTCTAGTTTTTTTGACCTGATATATTGGCAAATTGAGAATTGCATACAATTTAAAGATTTTTCATCTTTCTATGAAACATACTGCTTTGAAATCGAGCGAACTTTCGACTATTGGTTACAATATCTGAAACATGGCTTCATGATCAAGCTAGTTCCATTTATGGCTGTTTTAAAATTTATGTTCTTTCCAGACCGGACTGATAACGAGTTTTCCTGCGGATACAGTCGTGGAATGATTTATATTCAGACTGATGGAAATTGCTATGCTTGTAGTGATAATGTTGAGGCATGTGTTCACCATATTGGCGATATTAAATCAGGTATTACGCTCAAAAAATTTTCCTTGGAGATGTTTCGTTGTGCAAAGTGCAGTTATCGTCGTCTGTGCATGGGTCGCTGTGGTCGAATGCATATTGAATTTACCGACCATCATATTTCTGAATACTGTCGCATGAACCAATTTATGTTTAATCTTTTTAACGCACGTCAGGCCGAGTTGGATCTGGTACTTCGGGAGTACCCTGCATTTAAACATGAGTTGACAAACTGTCTCCTTGAATATACAGAGTTTACCCCCTGA
- a CDS encoding single-stranded DNA-binding protein, with the protein MTDMNTLLVKAISETSYLNNGEVFLLRDLFKGYEWNRISRSNRILLGTLFLNKINSESLEVKASIKISSGQRKYQIIRRKNHA; encoded by the coding sequence ATGACAGATATGAACACGTTACTGGTAAAAGCTATAAGTGAAACTTCTTATCTGAATAATGGTGAAGTTTTTTTACTACGTGATTTATTTAAGGGTTATGAGTGGAATAGAATATCAAGAAGTAATCGTATCTTATTAGGAACATTATTTCTGAATAAGATAAATAGTGAATCTCTCGAAGTAAAAGCAAGTATAAAAATATCTTCTGGACAACGGAAATATCAAATAATTAGGAGGAAAAATCATGCCTAA
- a CDS encoding 3D domain-containing protein: MNRERETVGFLKRYPGVRIGIIALILLLVVGVSSAFTVEKEVQVNFEGKVYTARGKLLESLEEVLIANDLPVSDEYKYSAPLNTLFKDIVDVEIEKKLSGNILVDGKTITYLSGAATVGDVLEENGVKPDEDDKVEPGENTPLTAKTGDIKVTRISYVESSGIKDIAMKATISENPDLPSGTRVVVQVGQSGKANMKERIRYENGIEVSREVITSEVIMPAVEEIIEVGPSTTVTMPDAVKVSSVSGSVNVEKNAPSSGSETTKQDDGFKGSMVVSATAYTATGNTTACGTVPQEGRTIATWGGIPFGTKVYIPALGGVYTVEDRGGAVGYGIIDIFMDTEEECLAWGRQNIEIYFVE, from the coding sequence ATGAATAGAGAGAGAGAAACAGTTGGTTTCCTCAAGCGATATCCCGGCGTCAGGATTGGAATTATTGCCTTAATTCTGCTTCTGGTCGTGGGTGTTTCCAGTGCTTTTACCGTTGAAAAAGAAGTTCAGGTTAACTTCGAAGGCAAGGTATACACGGCTAGAGGAAAACTACTCGAATCCCTAGAGGAAGTTCTGATTGCAAATGATCTTCCCGTAAGTGATGAATATAAATATAGCGCTCCTTTAAATACTTTATTTAAGGATATTGTCGATGTTGAAATTGAAAAGAAGCTATCAGGAAATATTTTGGTTGACGGAAAAACCATTACTTACTTATCAGGAGCAGCGACCGTTGGTGATGTGCTCGAAGAGAATGGGGTAAAACCCGATGAGGATGATAAGGTTGAGCCAGGAGAGAATACGCCGTTAACAGCCAAAACGGGAGATATTAAAGTAACGCGGATATCTTATGTTGAATCGAGCGGCATCAAAGATATTGCGATGAAGGCAACTATTTCCGAAAATCCTGATTTGCCATCGGGAACCCGGGTTGTCGTTCAGGTCGGACAAAGTGGAAAAGCGAACATGAAAGAACGGATTCGCTACGAAAATGGGATTGAAGTTAGTCGGGAAGTAATAACCAGTGAGGTAATTATGCCCGCAGTTGAAGAAATTATTGAAGTAGGGCCATCAACTACCGTTACAATGCCAGATGCCGTCAAGGTATCATCGGTTAGTGGGAGTGTTAATGTCGAAAAAAATGCTCCAAGCAGTGGCAGTGAAACAACAAAACAGGACGATGGTTTTAAAGGCAGTATGGTTGTTAGCGCAACAGCTTATACAGCCACTGGAAACACGACTGCTTGTGGAACCGTTCCGCAGGAAGGGCGAACCATTGCAACATGGGGTGGTATTCCTTTCGGGACTAAAGTTTATATACCAGCACTTGGCGGGGTTTATACCGTCGAAGATCGCGGCGGAGCCGTGGGTTATGGAATTATTGATATTTTTATGGATACTGAAGAAGAGTGTCTCGCTTGGGGAAGACAAAACATTGAAATATATTTTGTAGAATAA
- a CDS encoding branched-chain amino acid aminotransferase produces the protein MEIKIVKTVNPKKKPEEDSLIFGVEFTDYMFELDYTEGIGWHDAVIKPYGPIEIMPSAMVLHYAQEVFEGLKAYKTPNGEVQLFRPEENFKRMNRSNERMCIPQIDEDFLLEALKQLIKMDESWIPQSPGTSLYIRPFVFATDPFIGVRVSKRYKFMIIMSPVGSYYKGGMVPSRIYVESDYARTVRGGTGEAKCGGNYAGGLAAQEKVHGMGFEQILWLDGEKRQYIEEVGTSNVFFLIDGVFVTPSLEGTILNGITRKSVIDLLKHWGETVQERRITIDELYEAYQQGKIKEAFATGTAAVISPIGTLGWKDTEMVFNNGEIGEYSQKIYDTLYGVQTGKLEDPLNWIEKI, from the coding sequence ATGGAAATTAAAATTGTTAAAACGGTAAACCCCAAGAAAAAACCAGAAGAAGATTCATTGATTTTTGGTGTTGAATTCACAGATTATATGTTTGAATTAGACTATACCGAAGGAATCGGGTGGCATGATGCTGTTATTAAGCCATATGGCCCGATAGAGATCATGCCGTCGGCAATGGTTCTTCATTATGCCCAAGAAGTTTTTGAAGGCTTAAAAGCCTATAAAACGCCGAATGGAGAGGTGCAACTGTTTAGACCGGAAGAAAACTTCAAACGGATGAATCGATCGAATGAGCGAATGTGTATTCCCCAAATTGATGAAGATTTTTTATTGGAAGCGCTTAAGCAGTTAATTAAAATGGATGAGAGCTGGATTCCGCAATCGCCAGGGACATCGCTTTATATCCGTCCGTTTGTTTTTGCTACCGATCCCTTTATTGGGGTTCGCGTTTCTAAACGTTATAAATTTATGATTATCATGTCTCCGGTAGGTTCATATTATAAAGGTGGAATGGTACCAAGTCGAATTTATGTCGAATCCGATTATGCTCGAACGGTTCGCGGCGGTACCGGGGAAGCCAAGTGCGGCGGAAATTATGCCGGCGGTCTGGCGGCTCAGGAAAAAGTTCATGGAATGGGTTTTGAACAGATTTTATGGCTGGATGGCGAAAAAAGACAATATATTGAAGAAGTGGGAACAAGTAATGTTTTCTTTTTGATTGACGGCGTTTTTGTTACCCCATCACTGGAAGGTACCATCTTGAATGGAATCACGAGAAAAAGTGTCATCGATTTATTGAAACACTGGGGAGAAACCGTTCAAGAACGTCGCATTACCATTGATGAGCTTTATGAAGCTTATCAGCAGGGTAAAATCAAAGAAGCATTTGCAACCGGTACAGCAGCCGTTATTTCGCCCATTGGGACACTGGGGTGGAAAGATACTGAAATGGTCTTTAACAATGGCGAAATCGGCGAATACTCGCAAAAAATATATGATACGTTATATGGTGTCCAAACAGGTAAGCTAGAAGATCCGCTTAACTGGATTGAAAAAATATAA
- a CDS encoding tyrosine-type recombinase/integrase has translation MINLETMSALYLNYCRYQKNLNTKTLKAYGIDISQFLLFMSDTDGQLTKVNLSNYAIVLHKTYKPKTVKRKIASIKAFCGWLVYEDKIVDNPFTKLNLKFQEPFILPRTIPLDVIETLLQTAYQEINDDSKTAYQKSTCLRNIAVLELLFATGIRVSELCSLKSDDINFINGFVRIYGKGSKERIIPISNADVLSSVKNYMTAFLKNIDCSGYFFVNRKNCRLSEQSVRFMIAHYAKKANITTHITPHMFRHSFATLLLEEDVDIRYIQQILGHSSITTTQIYTHVSTKKQNDILSLKHPRNRVSIK, from the coding sequence ATGATCAATCTTGAAACAATGTCTGCACTTTATCTGAACTACTGTCGGTATCAAAAAAATTTGAATACTAAAACCCTAAAAGCCTATGGGATTGACATCTCCCAATTCTTATTATTTATGAGCGATACCGATGGTCAATTAACAAAGGTTAATCTATCCAATTACGCCATAGTTTTGCACAAAACTTACAAACCCAAAACAGTCAAGCGAAAAATAGCAAGTATTAAAGCTTTCTGCGGTTGGTTGGTATACGAAGATAAAATAGTAGACAATCCTTTTACCAAACTAAATTTAAAATTTCAGGAACCCTTTATTCTCCCTCGAACAATTCCACTTGACGTTATCGAAACACTTTTACAAACAGCTTATCAAGAAATTAACGACGATTCTAAAACTGCTTATCAAAAATCAACCTGTCTCCGCAATATAGCAGTCTTAGAGCTCTTATTTGCAACTGGCATTAGGGTATCTGAGCTATGCTCATTAAAATCAGATGATATAAATTTTATAAATGGATTTGTACGTATTTATGGAAAGGGGTCAAAAGAACGAATTATACCAATTAGTAACGCCGACGTGCTTTCTTCCGTAAAAAATTACATGACCGCTTTTCTCAAAAATATCGACTGTTCCGGATATTTTTTCGTCAATAGAAAAAACTGCCGCTTATCCGAACAATCTGTTCGATTCATGATTGCTCACTATGCAAAAAAGGCAAACATCACAACACATATCACACCACATATGTTTCGTCACTCATTCGCAACACTCTTGCTCGAAGAAGATGTAGACATCCGCTATATACAGCAGATATTAGGGCATAGCTCAATAACAACAACTCAAATATATACGCACGTTTCTACTAAAAAGCAAAATGATATTTTATCTTTAAAGCACCCGCGAAATCGTGTTTCAATAAAATGA